The following coding sequences lie in one Cercospora beticola chromosome 9, complete sequence genomic window:
- a CDS encoding uncharacterized protein (BUSCO:EOG09260LVD), which produces MNSDNVRKSSEAALDAPNACALTADEAEGLRTGTRTPRPYHHDQLEEWQGRKYARYQSGAGDATEQEEDHSTESAEWQQQSEPASIMSSESGTEADDERPSFVRALPPSTLRPRKGLKTGEQDEDALLTPNQLDERERELSGYFQKQQLDGITAEKEREEHEKLQKRRYAEFARRTSEVALMAVILVCVLCGQGVATIAWKWRYELLSQVVTIIALILVYPVKLSIIDTAAAPTSIWQRFRVPASFDPATVLYPPLLPIMVALSVAPANPAVVLPNIILGLASLPQRLFPRSSRLGRFNSMHWLLAIIPLVVSENITLFSRQNPALPYALKTPGGLSREALVTLYPLHHALLQPLQYLTTTSLLVSEVHLLSTVLINLLLLASSVQIVILKACLWLGGVMLFVSCGGVLHWNLTLARIPRWKLRRDGHTAQERKSLVDAVTDLINVQRATNAFHGPGIVESDADDDEPTRSIKRRLLDAKSKLNGSHSVLHSFSAGILGSDSATEAHQHNSLLNSDAESRRYARRNTLPPRQPPESLSRTVSTKRGKSRARHIAWYLQLTPEQANRRKWLYAAFVYATILVIVFIPVSSYISRKALYRNEPVGWAISYLFGQIPLVQNTILDLGLDTWWIPLPPANSTDWSSIPLSIPLHIDLIRLDLGQANVRLLIIVYWLAVLAAGLLTVFTLTAFVEVDTRRKVFHGVMVAMLVPATYVDPCFCSLTLALVLAVFLLLEVIRAGQVPPLGNAISRFVAPYVDGRDLRGPVVVSHIFLLIGCAVPLWFSLASLARDGQAPWEGWELKDNRRETAMIAGVVCVGMGDAAASLIGRRYGRRKWIWVGGKSLEGSAAMAFAVAVGLLIARAWQVFGGWNGNSYPDRVALSWTSPFTWTWFWEWTFAIFKAIFCGCAASFMEAVLTGANDNVVVPVALWLLVKGVRL; this is translated from the coding sequence ATGAACAGCGACAATGTCCGCAAGTCATCCGAGGCAGCCCTGGATGCACCCAATGCATGCGCCTTGACTGCAGACGAGGCTGAGGGCCTCAGGACCGGCACCCGCACTCCCAGACCCTATCACCACGACCAGCTTGAGGAATGGCAAGGTCGCAAGTATGCGCGCTACCAATCAGGAGCCGGCGACGCGAccgagcaggaagaggacCACAGCACAGAGAGCGCAGAATGGCAGCAACAGAGCGAACCAGCGTCGATCATGAGCAGCGAGAGCGGCACAGAAGCCGACGATGAGCGGCCATCATTTGTTAGAGCATTACCCCCGAGCACTTTACGACCCAGGAAAGGACTCAAGACCGGAGAGCAGGACGAAGATGCACTTCTTACACCCAACCAGCTTGACGAGCGTGAACGGGAGCTCTCAGGCTATTTTCAGAAACAACAGCTTGATGGAATCACGGCAGAAAAAGAGCGCGAAGAGCATGAGAAATTGCAAAAGAGGCGATATGCAGAATTTGCGAGACGCACTTCAGAGGTGGCACTCATGGCTGTCATCCTAGTGTGTGTGCTTTGCGGACAAGGCGTTGCGACAATTGCATGGAAATGGCGATATGAACTGCTAAGCCAAGTGGTTACCATCATCGCTCTGATTCTGGTGTATCCGGTCAAATTGTCTATCATCGACACAGCAGCTGCGCCGACCAGTATCTGGCAGAGATTCCGAGTTCCGGCCTCATTCGACCCAGCGACTGTACTCTATCCGCCACTACTACCTATCATGGTCGCTCTGTCTGTGGCACCAGCCAACCCAGCAGTTGTGCTGCCTAATATCATCCTCGGACTGGCTTCGTTACCACAGCGGCTGTTTCCACGATCCAGTCGGCTGGGGCGTTTCAATTCCATGCACTGGCTATTGGCTATCATACCTCTGGTGGTGTCAGAAAACATCACGTTGTTCTCGAGGCAGAACCCGGCTCTGCCTTATGCACTGAAGACGCCTGGTGGTCTGTCTCGTGAGGCACTCGTCACCCTGTATCCGCTTCATCATGCGCTTCTGCAGCCACTACAATATCTGACTACGACAAGTCTATTGGTCTCCGAGGTCCACCTACTGTCTACCGTTTTAATCAATCTGCTATTACTCGCCTCATCAGTACAGATCGTTATACTGAAAGCTTGCCTCTGGCTTGGAGGCGTTATGCTTTTCGTGTCGTGTGGAGGGGTGTTGCACTGGAATCTTACATTGGCACGAATCCCGCGCTGGAAACTGCGAAGAGATGGCCACACAGCTCAGGAGCGCAAATCGCTTGTCGATGCTGTCACAGACCTCATCAATGTGCAGCGCGCTACGAATGCCTTCCATGGCCCCGGCATCGTAGAGAGCGAcgctgacgacgacgagccgACCAGGTCTATTAAGCGTAGGCTATTGGACGCCAAGTCCAAGCTGAATGGCTCCCACTCGGTCCTGCACTCATTCAGCGCAGGCATTCTTGGATCGGACTCGGCAACAGAAGCCCATCAGCACAACTCTTTATTGAACAGCGATGCGGAATCCCGGCGCTATGCCAGGCGCAACACCCTTCCCCCACGTCAGCCACCTGAATCTCTGTCGCGAACAGTCAGCACGAAGCGTGGCAAGAGCAGAGCGAGACACATTGCGTGGTATCTGCAGCTCACACCTGAACAAGCAAACCGCCGAAAATGGCTTTATGCAGCTTTTGTTTACGCGACTATCCTGGTTATTGTCTTCATACCAGTCAGCTCGTACATTAGTAGAAAAGCCCTGTACAGGAACGAGCCGGTAGGCTGGGCGATCAGCTACCTCTTTGGTCAAATTCCCCTTGTTCAAAACACGATCTTGGACCTCGGACTAGACACCTGGTGGATCCCACTGCCTCCAGCCAACAGCACCGACTGGTCTTCTATCCCTCTCAGCATTCCTCTTCACATCGACCTCATTCGACTGGACCTAGGTCAAGCCAATGTccgcctcctcatcatcgtctacTGGCTTGCCGTCCTCGCGGCTGGCCTGCTGACAGTGTTCACCTTGACTGCGTTCGTCGAGGTCGATACACGACGGAAAGTCTTTCATGGAGTGATGGTAGCTATGCTGGTACCTGCCACATACGTCGACCCTTGCTTCTGCAGTCTCACGCTTGCACTGGTTTTGGCGGTCTTCCTGTTACTCGAAGTCATCCGCGCAGGCCAAGTACCTCCTCTCGGCAACGCAATTTCCCGCTTTGTGGCTCCTTACGTCGATGGCAGAGATCTCCGAGGACCTGTCGTTGTCTCGCACATCTTCCTGTTGATCGGCTGCGCTGTACCTCTGTGGTTCAGTCTTGCAAGTCTCGCTCGCGATGGGCAAGCGCCATGGGAAGGATGGGAGCTCAAAGACAACCGACGAGAGACTGCCATGATTGCAGGCGTTGTCTGTGTCGGTATGGgagatgctgcagcatctcTTATCGGCCGAAGATATGGCCGACGAAAGTGGATATGGGTCGGTGGCAAGAGTTTGGAAGGCTCAGCCGCTATGGCATTCGCAGTCGCTGTTGGTCTCCTCATAGCTCGCGCATGGCAAGTCTTCGGAGGATGGAACGGTAATTCCTATCCCGACAGAGTCGCTTTAAGCTGGACATCTCCTTTTACATGGACTTGGTTCTGGGAGTGGACATTTGCCATCTTCAAAGCCATCTTCTGCGGCTGTGCGGCGAGTTTCATGGAGGCTGTCCTGACCGGTGCCAACGACAATGTTGTGGTGCCTGTTGCATTGTGGCTACTGGTCAAAGGCGTTCGGCTTTAG
- the ADE17 gene encoding bifunctional phosphoribosylaminoimidazolecarboxamide formyltransferase/IMP cyclohydrolase, whose amino-acid sequence MASETPQKIAILSVYDKTGLLDLAKGLVKQNIRLLASGGTAKLIREGGFPVEDVSAITKAPEMLSGRVKTLHPAVHAGILARDLASDEKDLAEQNINKVDYVICNLYPFKDTVAKINVTIPEAVEEIDIGGVTLIRAAAKNHGRVTILSDPADYHDFLQELASGEVTEKSRQLYALKAFNHTADYDTAISDFFRKKYAGEGHQQLTLRYGTNPHQKPASAFTTESPLPFKVLSGSPGYINLLDALNAWPLVKELDEALGYPAAASFKHVSPAGAAIGVPLSDVEKKVYMVEDIEGLDASGLAQAYARARGADRMSSFGDVIALSREVDVPTAKIIGKEVSDGVIAPGYQPEALEILSKKKGGKYLVLQMDRTYVPPPHEQRTLYGVNLTQHRNDALISPQNTFNNIIVPKDSKALPESALRDLTVATIALKFTQSNSVCYALNGQVIGLGAGQQSRIHCTRLAGDKADNWWMRFHERVLAIKWKKGTKRADKSNAIDLLTSGIVPDSGIERQEWEKNFEEVPTPFTLEERKSWLSKLSEVAVSSDAFFPFTDNVFRVARSGVKYIAAPTGSQNDQACFATAEQLDITFVEQHVRLFHH is encoded by the exons ATGGCGTCCGAAACACCTCAGAAAATTG CCATTCTGTCGGTCTACGACAAGACCGGCTTGCTGGATCTCGCCAAAGGTCTTGTCAAGCAGAACATCCGCCTGCTGGCCTCAGGCGGCACCGCAAAGCTGATTCGCGAGGGAGGCTTCCCTGTCGA AGATGTCTCAGCAATCACAAAGGCACCTGAGATGCTCTCGGGGAGAGTCAAGACCCTTCACCCAGCGGTGCACGCCGGTATCTTGGCTCGCGATCTTGCCTCGGACGAGAAGGATCTCGCAGAGCAGAACATCAACAAAGTCGATTATGTGATTTGCAACTTGTACCCTTTCAAGGATACTGTGGCAAAGATCAACGTAACCATTCCGGAGGCAGTCGAGGAGATCGATATCGGCGGCGTCACGCTCATCCGAGCAGCTGCAAAGAACCACGGCAGGGTTACCATTCTCAGCGACCCCGCCGACTACCATGACTTCCTCCAGGAGCTCGCGAGCGGAGAGGTGACCGAGAAGTCGCGCCAGCTTTACGCTCTCAAGGCGTTCAACCACACTGCGGACTACGATACCGCCATCTCCGATTTCTTCCGCAAGAAGTACGCCGGAGAAGGTCATCAACAACTCACTCTTCGTTATGGCACGAACCCACACCAGAAGCCTGCGTCTGCATTCACGACAGAGTCACCTTTGCCTTTCAAGGTGCTCTCTGGCTCACCTGGTTACATCAACCTCCTTGATGCACTCAACGCCTGGCCACTTGTCAAGGAGCTCGATGAGGCACTCGGCTACcctgcagctgcttcttTCAAGCACGTCTCTCCCGCTGGTGCAGCCATTGGTGTTCCCCTCAGCGATGTAGAGAAGAAGGTCTACATGGTTGAAGACATCGAAGGCCTTGACGCATCTGGGCTCGCACAAGCTTACGCTCGTGCTCGTGGAGCAGACCGTATGTCGAGCTTCGGCGATGTGATTGCCTTGTCACGAGAGGTCGATGTGCCTACAGCCAAGATCATTGGGAAGGAAGTCAGCGACGGCGTTATCGCACCAGGCTACCAACCCGAAGCTCTGGAAATcttgagcaagaagaagggcggcaAGTACCTTGTTCTCCAGATGGATCGCACATACGTTCCACCACCACACGAGCAGCGCACACTGTATGGCGTGAACCTCACGCAGCACCGCAACGACGCTCTCATTTCGCCGCAGAACACTTTCAACAACATCATTGTGCCTAAAGACTCGAAAGCTCTTCCAGAATCAGCGCTGCGCGACCTCACAGTGGCAACTATTGCATTGAAGTTCACGCAGTCCAACTCGGTCTGCTACGCATTGAATGGCCAGGTTATCGGTCTCGGTGCTGGACAACAATCACGCATCCACTGCACACGTCTAGCCGGTGACAAGGCCGACAACTGGTGGATGCGCTTCCACGAGCGCGTTCTCGCAATCAAGTGGAAGAAGGGCACCAAGCGTGCTGACAAGTCCAATGCCATCGACTTGTTGACCTCAGGCATCGTGCCAGACAGCGGCATCGAGAGGCAAGAATGGGAGAAGAACTTTGAGGAGGTCCCAACTCCATTCACGCTGGAAGAGCGAAAGTCATGGCTGAGCAAGCTTAGCGAAGTCGCTGTCAGCAGTGATGCTTTCTTCCCATTCACAGACAATGTCTTCCGCGTGGCCCGCAGTGGTGTCAAGTACATCGCAGCCCCAACGGGTAGCCAAAACGACCAGGCTTGCTTTGCGACTGCCGAGCAATTGGACATCACCTTTGTCGAGCAGCATGTCAGACTGTTCCACCACTAG
- a CDS encoding uncharacterized protein (BUSCO:EOG09263Z41) has translation MEKGKYSSSPEWADITPLPTDEGGPNPLAAIAYPEEYGELMSYLRAIMAATEHSPRVLTLTEDLISLNPAHYTVWLYRAKTLFVLNYDLRKELAWLNETALAHQKNYQIWHHRNLIVDKLDDVTGEQDFVEQMFEADGKNYHVWSYRQWLVRRFNLWEGKGELEFTERMLSKDIRNNSAWNHRWYVINGRETEGVQGITDPEIRAREIQFAQEAIAKAPQNQSPWNYLRGIVRRSGMEIGELKGFAEEYADLNKAEGVRSSHALDLLADILAGEKEVDGKVKAKEALDLLATRYDPIRKNYWEYRKSLLGLPEASAAGVAAAA, from the coding sequence ATGGAGAAAGGCAAATACTCCTCCAGCCCCGAATGGGCCGACATAACCCCCCTCCCCACCGACGAAGGCGGCCCCAATCCCCTCGCCGCAATCGCCTACCCCGAAGAATACGGCGAACTAATGTCCTACCTCCGCGCCATCATGGCCGCAACCGAACACTCCCCTCGAGTCCTCACCTTGACCGAAGACCTCATCTCCTTAAACCCAGCCCACTACACAGTCTGGCTCTACCGCGCCAAAAcgctcttcgtcctcaactACGACCTCCGCAAAGAACTCGCCTGGCTCAACGAAACCGCCCTCGCGCATCAGAAAAACTACCAAATCTGGCATCATCGTAACCTCATCGTTGATAAGTTAGACGATGTCACTGGGGAGCAAGATTTTGTAGAACAAATGTTCGAAGCTGATGGGAAGAATTATCATGTTTGGAGTTATAGACAATGGCTCGTGAGGAGGTTTAATCTATGGGAGGGGAAAGGGGAATTGGAGTTCACAGAGAGGATGCTGAGCAAAGATATCAGAAACAACAGTGCGTGGAATCATAGATGGTATGTCATCAATGGACGGGAAACCGAAGGTGTTCAAGGAATCACGGATCCGGAAATCCGAGCGAGGGAAATTCAATTCGCGCAAGAAGCTATTGCGAAGGCGCCGCAGAATCAGAGTCCGTGGAATTATTTGAGGGGGATTGTGAGGAGGAGTGGGATGGAGATTGGGGAGTTGAAGGGTTTTGCGGAAGAGTATGCGGATTTGAACAAGGCGGAGGGAGTGAGGAGCTCGCATGCTTTGGATTTGTTGGCGGATATTTTGGCAGGGGAGAAGGAGGTTGATGGGAAGGTTAAGGCGAAGGAGGCGTTGGATTTGTTGGCGACGAGGTATGATCCAATTCGGAAGAATTATTGGGAGTACAGGAAGAGTCTTTTGGGATTGCCGGAGGCTTCTGCGgctggtgttgctgctgctgcttga
- the IDH1 gene encoding isocitrate dehydrogenase (NAD(+)) idh1, whose amino-acid sequence MFSRHAVQALRSNALSAQCPSVAARSYATISSDIFKPTKFGGKYTVTLIPGDGIGAEVSESVKTIFKADNVPVEWEQVDVSGMETGGKHSEELFRESIASLKRNKLGLKGILHTPVTRSGHQSFNVALRQELDIYASIVLIKNIPGYETRHKNVDLCIIRENTEGEYSGLEHQSVPGVVESLKIITRAKSERIAKFAFSFALANNRRKVTCIHKANIMKLADGLFRNTVRKVGEEYPTIETNDMIVDNASMQCVSKPQQFDVMVMPNLYGGILSNIGAGLVGGPGIVPGCNMGREVAVFEPGCRHVGLDIKGKDQANPTALILSGSMMLRHLGLDDHANRISKAVYDVIAEGKTRTRDMGGEATTHQFTRAILDHMEAQ is encoded by the exons ATGTTCTCCCGACACGCCGTTCAG GCCCTCCGCAGCAATGCGCTCTCGGCACAATGCCCGTCTGTCGCCGCACGAT CATACGCGACCATCTCCTCGGACATCTTCAAGCCCACCAAGTTCGGGGGCAAATACACGGTCACCTTGATCCCAG GTGATGGTATCGGCGCCGAAGTGTCCGAGTCGGTCAAGACCATCTTCAAGGCAGACAATGTGCCCGTCGAGTGGGAGCAGGTCGACGTGTCTGGCATGGAGACCGGCGGCAAGCACTCCGAGGAGCTGTTCCGCGAGTCCATCGCTTCCCTCAAGCGCAACAAGTTGGGTCTGAAAGGTATCCTCCACACACCCGTCACGAGATCCGGCCACCAGTCCTTCAACGTTGCTCTCCGACAAGAGCTCGATATTTACGCCtccatcgtcctcatcaagAACATCCCCGGCTACGAGACACGGCACAAGAACGTCGATCTGTGCATCATCCGTGAAAACACCGAGGGAGAGTACTCTGGTCTGGAGCACCAATCCGTGCCAGGTGTCGTCGAGTCCCTCAAGATCATCACCCGTGCCAAGTCAGAGCGCATCGCAAAGTTCGCTTTCTCCTTCGCGCTCGCCAACAACCGCCGCAAGGTCACTTGCATCCACAAGGCCAACATCATGAAGCTGGCCGATGGTCTCTTCCGCAACACTGTCCGCAAGGTCGGCGAGGAGTACCCTACCATTGAGACCAACGACATGATCGTCGACAACGCCTCCATGCAATGTGTCTCCAAGCCTCAACAATTCGACGTCATGGTCATGCCTAACCTGTACGGAGGTATTCTCTCCAACATTGGTGCCGGCTTGGTCGGTGGCCCGGGTATCGTTCCAGGTTGCAACATGGGTCGTGAGGTTGCCGTCTTCGAGCCAGGTTGCCGTCACGTCGGTCTTGATATCAAGGGCAAGGACCAGGCCAACCCAACCGCACTTATCCTGTCCGGAAGCATGATGCTGCGACATCTTGGCTTGGACGACCACGCCAACAGAATCTCCAAGGCCGTCTACGATGTGATCGCTGAGGGCAAGACACGAACACGCGACATGGGTGGTGAGGCTACGACACACCAATTCACGAGGGCTATTTTGGACCACATGGAGGCGCAATAG
- a CDS encoding uncharacterized protein (BUSCO:EOG09262QL6~MEROPS:MER0064621) — translation MAKRPAEEALEGAVTDSPASKKARVQDAPDEDLPPPPPPEVPASSNGHANGAVRNGQDEDDDDLEDEDEDERATSTRQTAPIEGYSDLYLDTIARSRLDFDFEKLCSVTLSNINVYACLVCGKYFSGRGAKTPAYFHALEEGHHVYINMETKKVYVLPDGYEVKNKSLDDIKYVVDPRFTPAEVKAMDKEPQPKWDLLGRKYIPGFVGLNNIKANDYLNVVVQALSHVTPLRNFLMLEDLSSKPELVKRFSVLVRKIWNPKAFKKHVSPHELIQNISLQSGKKFSLTEQADPVEFLSWFLNNLHLALGGSKTKPKSSIIQKIFQGALRVESQEITARADAGDRLRFEDTAIKSQQSRFMILTLDLPAAPLFQDDVEKNIIPQVPLTTVLQKYNGIVAQERMNTRMRYRLLHPLPPYLIMHVKRFQPNKFLQSQRNPTIVTFNPRALDMSPYVEPDPKQHPMGEPIVYDLVANITYEGVKVRDDSVEGEAERKVWKAQVKEGGDSNQWWEMQDDFPVEKVNADLLATKESYVMVWERRRGKGKGKAWIP, via the coding sequence ATGGCCAAGCGACCGGCGGAGGAAGCGCTCGAAGGTGCTGTCACGGACTCGCCGGCGTCGAAGAAAGCGCGCGTACAGGACGCTCCTGACGAggatcttcctcctccacctccgccagaaGTACCAGCTTCGAGTAACGGACATGCGAATGGCGCGGTGCGAAATGGAcaagatgaggacgatgacgaccttgaagatgaagacgaagatgaacgCGCAACATCGACGCGGCAGACAGCGCCAATCGAAGGCTACTCCGACCTCTACCTCGATACGATAGCACGATCACGACTGGACTTCGATTTCGAGAAATTATGCTCAGTAACGCTCTCCAATATCAACGTATACGCCTGTCTGGTGTGTGGAAAATACTTCTCTGGGAGAGGCGCAAAGACTCCGGCATACTTCCATGCCCTAGAAGAGGGGCATCATGTGTACATCAACATGGAGACGAAAAAGGTGTATGTGCTGCCCGATGGATACGAAGTCAAGAACAAGAGCTTGGATGATATCAAATACGTGGTCGATCCTCGATTTACCCCGGCAGAGGTCAAAGCAATGGACAAAGAACCACAGCCCAAGTGGGATCTGCTGGGTCGCAAATATATTCCAGGCTTCGTGGGTCTGAACAACATTAAGGCCAATGACTACTTGAACGTGGTTGTCCAAGCCCTGTCACATGTCACGCCGCTCCGAAACTTCCTCATGCTGGAAGATCTATCATCGAAACCGGAGCTCGTGAAGCGATTCAGCGTGCTGGTTCGCAAGATCTGGAATCCCAAAGCGTTCAAGAAGCACGTCTCTCCGCACGAGTTGATACAGAACATTTCGCTCCAATCTGGCAAGAAGTTCTCACTCACCGAGCAGGCCGATCCGGTGGAGTTTCTCAGCTGGTTTTTGAACAACCTCCATCTCGCCCTAGGGGGCAGCAAAACCAAACCGAAGTCGTCAATCATTCAGAAAATCTTTCAAGGCGCTCTCCGTGTAGAGTCTCAAGAGATTACGGCGCGAGCCGATGCTGGTGATCGGTTACGATTCGAGGACACGGCTATCAAATCGCAGCAATCGCGATTTATGATTCTGACGCTTGACCTGCCCGCTGCGCCTTTGTTCCAGGATGATGTTGAGAAGAATATCATCCCACAGGTACCGCTGACCACGGTGCTACAGAAGTATAACGGCATTGTGGCACAAGAAAGGATGAACACACGAATGCGGTACCGGCTATTGCACCCTTTACCGCCATACCTGATCATGCACGTAAAGCGCTTCCAGCCCAACAAGTTCTTGCAATCGCAACGCAATCCGACAATCGTAACGTTTAATCCTCGAGCGCTGGATATGAGCCCCTACGTGGAGCCAGATCCTAAGCAACACCCAATGGGCGAGCCGATTGTATACGATTTGGTCGCGAACATCACATACGAAGGTGTCAAAGTGCGCGATGATTCAGTGGAAGGCGAAGCCGAACGGAAGGTGTGGAAAGCTCAGGTGAAAGAAGGCGGCGATAGCAACCAATGGTGGGAGATGCAAGACGACTTTCCCGTCGAGAAGGTCAATGCAGATCTGCTGGCTACGAAAGAGAGCTATGTCATGGTATGGGAGCGACGAAGAGGGAAAGGAAAAGGCAAAGCGTGGATTCCATGA
- a CDS encoding uncharacterized protein (MEROPS:MER0017239): MANLLPWLRLPFYLSAAAVSLGGGALYYFQNEIIYPRNLPPGTRTEVPKPPQFGIEDYEELSIPTPDGETLHAFLVRPANKAQARPITILSFHGNAGNIGHRLPIAKVLAHDLGCTTVMLEYRGYGLSTGNPNEKGLVIDAATGLDYIRNREDLKGNSIIVYGQSLGGAVSIDLVTKNKGTGDIKGLILENTFLSIAKMIPKAVPIAKYLTPLCHEYWRSEEMIPQITDVPILFLSGLRDEIVPPEHMKELFKLARTPRVMWKELPYGDHNATVAEPGYFQNIEEFIRKYVSSS, encoded by the exons ATGGCGAACCTTCTGCCATGGCTTCGGCTACCTTTCTACCtgagcgctgctgctgtcagtCTGGGCGGCGGTGCTTTGTACTACTTTCAAAA CGAAATAATATACCCTCGAAACTTGCCTCCTGGAACCAGAACAGAAGTACCTAAGCCGCCTCAGTTCGGTATTGAAGACTACGAAGAGCTGTCGATACCCACGCCAGATGGCGAAACTTTGCATGCCTTCCTTGTGCGGCCAGCGAACAAGGCCCAGGCAAGACCAATCACGATCCTCAGCTTCCACGGCAATGCAGGAAACATTGGCCATCGACTACCGATTGCCAAGGTATTGGCGCATGATTTGGGATGTACGACAGTAATGCTGGAATACCGTGGATACGGTCTATCCACTGGCAACCCGAACGAGAAAGGCCTGGTCATTGATGCTGCGACGGGTCTGGACTACATCCGCAACCGTGAAGATCTCAAAGGAAACAGCATCATCGTCTATGGTCAAAGTCTAGGCGGCGCCGTAAGCATCGATCTCGTCACCAAAAACAAGGGCACTGGCGATATTAAGGGCCTCATCTTGGAGAATACCTTCCTGAGCATAGCAAAGATGATTCCCAAGGCTGTGCCTATTGCTAAGTATTTGACACCGCTCTGTCACGAGTACTGGAGAAGCGAAGAGATGATTCCACAAATCACAGATGTCCCAATACTGTTTCTGAGCGGTTTAAGGGACGAGATCGTGCC GCCAGAGCATATGAAGGAGCTTTTCAAGCTAGCTCGGACTCCGCGAGTGATGTGGAAGGAGCTGCCGTACGGCGACCACAATGCGACTGTGGCTGAGCCTGGCTACTTTCAGAACATTGAAGAGTTTATCAGGAAATACGTGTCGTCGTCTTGA